The sequence AGGAAGACATCACCAACACCAGGTGAGAATAAATTAGCATAGAGTGTCTTCATGCCATGGGGGTGGGCCAACATTTCCAAAAGAGACCACCAAAAGCACTAACCATGGGAGAAAAATGGATAAAGTGGACTTTCTCAAAATGAAAAGCCTCTTGTCATCAAAAGGCAGCCTTAAAAACTTGAAAAGGCAAGTCTCAGTCTTGGCTGAAGATACCGGCAATATGTATATCTGGCAAAGtattcatttccagaatatataaagaaccacTATAAATCAATAAGCAACAGGCAAATGACCCAATAAAAACTGGGCAAAAATCTTACAGAATTCACAAAGAGAGCATATCCAGATGgccaaagacactacaaaaaggtgctcaacatcattactcatcaggaaaatgcaaattaaaaccacagggaGATACCACTACAGAGCCACCAGAGTGCCTAAAATAAGAGTGACAACACCTGGTGTTATTGAAGACACAGAACAACGGAAACTCTCATGCATTGCTGTGGGGAGCGCAGACGTGGCTCAGACACTTAGGAAAATTGTCTGGCACATTCTAGTAAAGCCAAAGCGATGCCTCTTCTGGAACCCAATAATTCGCTCACAGGTATATATaccccccagtacctccattgaaaacaaacaaacaaaccgaaaaaacaaaattaaaaaaaaggaaggagggatgtaatagctcagtggtagagcgtatgcttagcatgcatgagagggtcctaggttcaatctctagcacctccactgaaaaaaaacatGTTCAAAGGAGTTGTCTCCAAATCCCATCAACAGGAGATTGGAGAAGTAGATCGTGGTGTGTTCACAGGGGAGCGCTGTGCACACGGCAGTGAGAGATGACACACTGATTCCTTTCATATGATACTCAGGGAGAGGCGAGGTGAAAATGTGATGAGTCAAGTCACGGTCATGTCTGGTGGGCGTCTGGGCTGAGATGGTGCCTGAGGGAGCCAGCGGGTTGCAGACTGAGTCTATACCTGGGCGGGGGTGGTGGGTATACACGTGCACGTAAATGATTATCAAGCTGACCATTTAAAATGAGTGCATTATTATATACTTTACTGTATACAGGTTgtgctttgatttaaaaaaaaggaaagaaatgtagATTCTAACATCCAaggaaaataacaacaacaaaaatagtttattgagcaccttctacGTGCCAGGTGCTTTATATAGATTACTTCACTTCATCCACCCAAACTCCCCTGTCAGCTGGTATTgttctctttttttggggggcggTGGAGGTAACTAgatttacttattaaaaaaaatttttttaatggaggtactggggcttgaacccaggacctcgtgcgtgctaagcatgcgctccacagCTGAGCCACACCCACTCCCAGCCAGGTATCAttctcatttgacagatgaggctTGGCCAGGTCCACTAGCTCACCTGAGACCCACAGCTGGTAGGCGCAGGCGCCAGGACTCGAATGCCACAATCCAAGCTCTTGCCGCTCAGCTTGGGATCTCAGAGTGATTCCTGGTACAACATCACAGCTGTTTCGCCTGCTACTCCCCCCTAAGCAGAGAAGCCTTAGATACACTATTTTAAAGAGAACTTTATCAAAAGCCTGATGTTCCAGGAACTCAGATCCTCTaccttcttaaaaacaaaacaaaacaaaacaaaacaaaacacgtgGAATGGGGAGCCCATCCCCTGATGCATCCTTTCCATGAATTTGTTCCAATTGGAAGAACTCGTGGTTTCACACTCACCCCATTCATCGTAACCGTTCCGTGTTGTAAATCCTCTGTGAATGAAGTATTGAGTGTTGGCTGTAGCAGAGAGTGTTGTGAGCCAGGCTTGAACTCCAGCTCTGCTCCCCTTAATCTGTGAGGCTCTTGGGGAGTTAATTTCTCAAAGCCCTTGTTTCCTCGTCTGCAAAAGGCGACTGTGGTCCTTACCTTACAGTCTCGTTGTGAGGGTAAAACGAAGTCATGCCTAAGAAGTGCTCTGCTCAGCATCAGCCTCATAACAAGTGCTCAGAAGAGGATAGTGTCCCTTTATGGATGCCCGATTCCTTCCAagcctctttttttgttgttgttaatggaggtactggggattgaacccaggacctcgtgcatgctaagcaggcactctccCACTGCACCATATTCATTCTCTGATTCTAAGCCTCTGAAAGAGGCTCAGCACCTTGCTCCTCTACACCATTCAACACGTGTTTGAAGAAAAAAGCTATGCTAATGATTTCTCCGCAAAGTGGAGATCCAGAGAATCTCAGTGCTTCagtgagggagggtggagggagggcgtTTTTAACTACATCGGTGGGGGAGGAGTTATTATTCGTATGGACTTTTCAAAATGGGACCAAAAAGATTCAGTCCCAGAGAGAGGACCAGAAAGGTCATTCTCTtttgggagaggagggggaggaggaaccTAGAGAGTTAAGGTGGACTTGGGGAATGGCAAGCAGACCATCTGGGTTGGTGCCGAAGATTTGTGCCGGGACTAGTGGAAGGTCAAattgtggggagggtagagctcagtggtagagtgcatgtttagcacgcacaaggtcctggattcaatccccagtacctccattaaaaaaaaccctaattacccccaccccaacaacaacaacaaaaaaaagtaaaaggtgtAGGAGGAAGCCGGAGTGTGTGCAGACCCACGTGGCCAGGAGGCCAGTGAGGAGAGAGACGAGCAGGTGCAGGTGGAGAGGAGTTGGGTGCACCTCAGGGTggaggtggtgggatggaaggaAGGCGCAGGTAGATGGGGAAGAGAGGTGAGGGACTCCTCAAATCTAGGAGCCAATCGTCAGAGTTGGGAACCAGGGAGAAAGTCAGTTTGGAGATGATGCTGAAGAGAAAGTCATGAGGGTGTGCACCTCATCCCGTCCCCGTGCCTCACCTCCTGCAGCCGGCTCTTGGCATGTTCTCAGGAACATGCTGTCCTCTTCTGGTCTCAGACTTGCATGGGGCGCCCAAACGACAGACACTGACTTTCAACAAGCTTCCTTTCCACCCTTGCCACAGAGAAACCCACAGAGGGGGGCTTGCCAAGACCAAAACAGATCCCGCTGCAGAATGGGTTCCCAACTGACCCCTCCCAAAGGCAAGAGTGTATTGAGATGCTCTACCAAAGGGTggcgggcggggtggggggcactgtTTTTTCAGCCCGTGTGAAGTTAACGAAAGGCCTCCGGATTTTACGGAGAGATGCAAACGGTGTTTTGAATAAAAAtcctttgttattgtttttttcaCAGGGCTGTAGCCGTGGCCAGGAAGAAATCCGCCCCCTCCGAAGGTTGTTTTTGTGACCGTTCTTTGGAGCATTGTTCTAAAAATGGGAAATTACATACTGCGGTGCCAAAGGAAACAAACACCTGCAGTTAAAGGAATACCTTCCACGAGGTGGCTTTTAGAGCCTGGGCCAGCTCCGGACCCAGGGCTGCCTCACACATTCTTTCTGACGGGTTTCTTCGCTTCTAAGGGGATCGGGTGCGGCTTATGTGTATGACCAGAGTGGGCTTGGCTCAGGTGTTGGTCCTTCCCTTactcactcaataaatatctatcaAGCATCTGTCCTGGGTGAGCCTTGATGGATTTCACTGTTCCCTACCCCGGCATGGCTAAACTCACTGGGAGAGTTGGCTACAGGCAGGCGACTTTCTGTCACTGATTTTCAGGTGGGTGTCTGACTTCTGTCCCCAAATGATGAGAAGCCAGGGAAATCCTCAGACCATtctctttctgctcctttctttctccctctttcttcctttcctctcaccctcttttatcttctttgttcacctacaaaaataaaatggccGTTCCCAACACGTCAGTCATCACATTTCTTTAAGCACAGGATTTCTCACAGTTTCCAGGGGACAGTCTGAAATTCTTGTTGTCTACGGTGTTAGACATCAAAAGAGCCTTTTTTTTGGCTACCTGGTTAATATTTAACATTGAGCAACATTGATAAAATGGCAAAATAATCAGGTCTTGAAATTTATTGATGGTGAAATGCAGACATGTCAGATGGATTGGTGGTTTCAAAGAATCCAGTTTCATCAGCTGATCTCATCTggataagaaatgagaaagacaGAGATTGCAATAGGAAATAATGAGTTTCTAACTTTTTGGAATGTGGTGACTTGGGTTAGAATTTCCTACCCATGAAGCACCTGCCTTCCTCCAGTGGGTTGGCCAGAGAGTGGTGGCAGATCTTTGGGAGTCAGGGTTACCTCTCTGGGACTACTTGGCTATTGATGTGGTCCTGCCTGGATTATCCACTACAGGCTAGAAAGTCGGAGCCTGCTGTGTATGACGGATGGGATGCATGATGCGGATTCACATTTGAGTGATTTGTTTGCCTTTTGCTTACTTGGATTTTCTAAACTTTCTTCACTGAGtggcaaaagaacaaaaatttggATCGTGCCTCCATGGGGCTCACATTCTAGAGAGGGATGCAGATACCAGCAAATGCGCTGCAGTGACATAAGTGCATGACAGAGCCCAGATCAGGTGTGATGGGTGGTAGAGACAGCCCTGGTCCTAGGGCATGAGGGGCGGGGTGAGAAAGTCCAggagctgagtcttgaaggagTCTTAAAGTTTGCCAGACTTAGCAGATGATAATACAAGCCGCctggttaaatttgaattttagagaAATAATGAATCAGATTTTTAGTATAGGTATGTCCCAAACATTGCCTAGCGTACGGAGGATGGAGCTTGGGTCTTCAGATGACTTTGGAAAGGCGAGGCACTTTAGTCTGCAGGGGTGGGAACAGCATGGGTTTGTTGCCTGTTTCAGAGATGAGTGTGTGCGCCTGTCGGTAATGCAGGGGAGTGTCACCTGAGGAAGGAGGCCTGCCTGCCAGGAAGATGGTCTGTTCTGGGCCGGTGGCATCAGGAGATTGGCCCTTTGCTCTCCCTTCTGCCACATCCCCCAGGGGCTGGCGGGAGACAGAAGAGAAGTGGGTCCTTGTTGTCCCTACTCAGCCCTGCGTAAGTCTGCCTTGTGGCTTTCTGGCTTCAGGACCTGCCTGAGGGACACAGTGAGAATGGTCTCATCTCCCAGAGAGGGCTGCACACTGACTGAGCCTCCAGACTGAGAGCTGTAACCAGAAGCACGCTGGTTGATTAATCAGAGGCTAGTGGACCAGACGGTACCCTCCGCTGCAAACCACGTCAGGAAGGTGAGCATAGACTTAGGACCCGTTGCTGGTCCTCCGTGGCTCTTTCTCCCTGCTCAGGAGCCCTGTGCCTCCCTCGCCCTGCTGACCATCCCCTCCTTGGCACAGAACGTTGGGTTAGAGCGCTCCACATCCAACATGACACTCACATTCTAGTCCTGCCCCCAGATGACTCTGTGGTCACCTTGGTGGGGTGTAGGGCGTGGCTGCATTCTTTTCTCCTAGTTGGAGACACTCTCTTGGTGCGTCCCCATAGCTACCTCACCCCATCCACTGTGCATTTACCTGTCTAACTTGGAGGGCGACCTATTCACAAGTCTTGTCCACTGTTGCACCTCCAGCGCAGGTGGGGGAAGCAGCAGGATTTGAAGCCAGAGcaccaggcagggccaggcttccAGGAGGACCTCCCGGACCAGGTGAGGAGCCTGGGCTTTATCCTGTAGGAGATGGTTAGCAGGGAAGGATTTTAAGCAAAAGCATGACATTGTTTGATTCCTGGCAACCCAGGGAAGAGTATTGTAGAAGAGGGCAAGACTGAGATCTTAGAGACCACTAAGAAGGCAGGGTAATTGTCTCCCAAAGACACCCATGACCTTTGCCAGAACCTGTGACTACGTTAGGTTACATGACAAAGGAAAATGAAggctgcagatggaattaaggttgcttaTCAGCTGATGCGGAGGTggggagatcatcctggattcTGAGGTGGGCCCGGTGCAATCTTGAGGATCCTTATATAtgcaagagggaggcagaagaggaggccGGAGTCAGAGTAGAGGCTGCACGGGGGACTATGAAGATGGGAGagggggccacaagccaaggaatgagAGTGGCCTCTACAAACTACAAAAGCAGGAAAACAGATTCTCccttagagcctccagagggaacaCAGCCGTCCAACACTTTGATGTTTTAGTCCCGTGAAATCAATTTGGGCTTCCAGATATGGAAACtattgtgagtttttaaaaagccattaagtttgtagtcatttgttacagcagctatgTGAAACTAGTTTAGAGGCCATTTGCAATAACCCAGGCCACAGAGGTTCAAGGCCTGGTACTCGGATAGGAATAGAGTGAAGGGGCCACATTCAAGGTCAGCTGAGGAGATGGACTCAGACTGATGGATGCATAAGGTCAGAGGTCAGGAGATCCTGTCTCCTGCCCCAGTGCCCTGAGACCTTGTCTTCATCTCTTCTCTCCTGGGGAGCCCCAGACCCACATCTCCATCCTGAACCAGGGCTGAGGGAGTAGCTACTTCTGTTACCAAGGCCTTAAGAGGGAATTCTAAAGGATGCTCTGTAACTACATGCCTCACAGTCTCACAGGATGTGTGGGTGCTGCAGGCACGTGACTTCGGATATTTTAGGACTTAACTAGACTTTTGTCAGAGGCTAGGAATCCATTCACTTGATGGGGGACACGTCTGAGTTCCAAATCCCTGGTTGATCCATTCTGACGCTGGCAACCATGCGTGCTGAACAGAATCTATTTccagatttacttattttttgcatgtactatagttttataattttagtttgCTCATGGAAATATATTGGGTGGCTAACTCCTAATGATTCATGGTCACATTGTCCCCCTACCCGGTGCTGGTTGCTGAGTTCTGTAAGTGCTTGGGAGGAACCTTCCCTAATTACAAGTTTCAGAATGCATTGTTTGTGTGGCCGCATCAGCTCAATCAAGGTTTTATCAACTCTCTGAAGCCATTCTGAGCAGTAATCAGCCTACGGTGAAGGACGACCCACATATCCCCTGGCATTTGCAAACAGCACGTTTGCATTGGCCATAAACTAGACATAATTTTATCCACATAATCTTGATAAAGTGGATAAGGGCTGGTTTTGCTTCCTCTTCCTGCCTCGTGAGTCATTTATAGATTTTTTCTGCCAGGCTAACCTCCACTGGTCCCCAGGTCGAGGGTGTAAAACTGCATCTTTCCTACTGATAATCTGTTTAGGCTACACCTTGACATAGTGAGGGCAAGACCTCAGATTTTGCCACAGGATGGCAATGTCTGAAAATGCCGACTCCTTAGCTTTCTTCGAGagcaaataaatgttcatttggTTGCAAGGTGTGGGAGTCATATATATTTCAGAGAAAGGGTTTGCCCAGACTCACAGTCTAGTTGACAATGATATCAAGAAACATAGTCCTCCCCCCGGGCTCCTCAGAGGTGTGAATGTTAAGAGTCACAGAGTGCTAAAAATAAtacttcttgtttttaatttttttttgctctatTGAGATacatataaagatttttttcaaactttacAAAAGTGAACAGTTTGTGTGTCACATTTCTCAAATGCAGGCAGCTTATATCCAACCTGGGCTTCCTTGTGTTTTAGAGTTTGGCATATTCGCAGTCAAAACGGCGGattgtataattatatatttatagcGTCTAGGGCCGGACAaactttttctcctcctcctccttcaaatgtaaaaatcattcttagcttGGGGTCTGTTCAAAAGTAAGCCACGGTTTTGAAATTTACTACcgtattttatttcaatttaattaaattttttttttggcaagatagaaatgtatttcttccACGTATAACAGTCCATAAGCGGGTTGTCCGGGACTGAAATGTCTCTGCTCTACAGGGCCTCCAttataggattaaaaaaaaaaaagcagccatgGCCTGAGTGTGGCCTGCCAGCCAGCGTTTGGGGATTCGGGCTGTAATGTACGCTTAAGCAAATGCAGACGGAAAAGAACCCAGTGAACATCCCCTTCATTGCTCTAATTTCCCTTCTGCTTTCTGGCACCGGGCGTCACCCTGAGATGTGCTCTTTCTGGGGCTGTGATCAGTTCATCTCGCATTGGTTCTGCTCCTTTAACACCCAGCTTACACTTCTGTGTGCTGACAGTTCACATTCTGTGGATCACCTACATCTGCAGCTCCCTAGGTGTGAGACTCGCTGCTGCCATATAATTGGACTTCCTTTTATCCCCCAGATACCGGTTGTATCTGCCCTGGGTAAACATTTCCCCAGCTGTGAATAGATAATTAAAATTCTGAACCTTGTATGGCCTTGGATCCTTATCTGTTTCAACAATACTTACCTCGGTGGATGGCTCATGGGAGGCAAAGGTATGTGAGTTAATGATGTCCTGGGTGCAGAGGAACCCCGGGGCCTCCGCAGCGAGGGGGTGGGACCAAGACCCCACCCTCTGCCAAGAATCTCTTCTGGAATTGCAAATCCCCCGACCTGCTCTGCAATTTTTACAATCACAGGCCCTCCTTTGGGGCAGACAACGAAGGGAGGGGTGCGCTGGTTTACAGTTTGTGTGCCTGGGTgtgggtgtgcgtgtgcgtgtgtgcacacgtATGTCTTCTGAGGAAGAGTGGACACTTCTCATCAGTGTCACTTTAGTTATTGGCTCAGAAGATGCCGCACCTGGAATCCTACTCTCCGTAGGGCAGGGTTTGGGGCCTGGGCTCTGGAATCTGGATTGCGTGAGGAATAAAGGAGAAATTGCAAAAGAGCCTGCCAGGGAGTAAGCATTCGATAAAGGTAATTATCAGGTTATGGTTTCTGCTTCCAGACTTTAAAAAAGGGGTAGATGGAAGTCAAAGGTCAGCTCCACCAGCGCCCCTTGGTCCTCTCCACCTTCAGGAGCATCTCAGGTCCTAGATTCTGTTGGACTGGCCCTTGGAATTGTCTGGGAGTGGAATTATTACTAATTCCAAAAGTGCTGACCCATCACTGGCAGGGTTCAGTGGGCAGTGACATTGTTCGTGTGACTGCCCCTGTTTTTCCTCAgaattgtgatttaaaaaaaaccctcaaaaatcaAATTAAAGTAGTCACTGTTGATAAAAGATGTCTAGAAAGGAACTGTGTTTCATCGTCCTCCCCAGAGAGAGCCGGGCTGTGGAGAGCAGCAGGGCTCCGAGGCCAAGGCCCGGCCAGCGCGTCCGCTCCAGGACACCATGGTCGACACTGCCCCCTAGTGGCCGCGGCGGCACCGGCCGCTGAGGGCAGAGAAGGCGTGTCCCCTTGGGACCACATTTCTTCTGGGAAAAAACTGGACGGAAGAGTTTTCTCTTTCCAGCCGCCTCCTTCCATGCCCTAGGCGGATGCCTCTCCATTCCCGCTTCCCCTGTGCACGCCCTTCACTTTCATTCAATTGCTGGGGACGGTGTGGCCCAGTCAGGGACGATCACCACGGGACAaggggtgttttgttttgggggtattTATGTTCACATGGGGTGTATCTTTAGGAAGAGTTTTAGTCTTTGCACCTTTTGCTCTAGGGCGAAGTTTTACACCAGTCATCAATACTTTTTGAGCAGCTGATGTGTTtggcctgtgcaaaggccctgaggcgggTGGGGGCTTGGCTCAAGCCTgaaggctggaggggtggggtgaggggagggggtgggagatgAGAGCCAATGCGAGAGTTCAGCGTTTGGAGTTTATAAGAAGGGTGCTGAGGAGCTTGGAAGGGTGTTACTTGGTTGGAGTTGGGGGAGTGGCAGTGGAAGGGGGCTTTTGTTTGATAAAAACGACTTTGGCCCTAGTGTGGAGAGTGGACTGCAGGGAGGCTAGAGTGTGAGCTGGGAGCCAGTTAGGAGACCcttcccccactccaccccctgcCGGCTTGCGCAGGTGAGGGATGGGTGGTGTGGCCCAAGGTGGACCTGCGACTCAGAGGCAGTTCCCGGTGGTGCTTTGGAGGTAGACTTGTTTGGATGGAGTGTGGATGCTGGAGGGGGAAGGGTCAGGGATGCTTCCTGGGCTTTGCCAGAGCCGCAGGAGGATAGAGCTAGAATTTACTGAGATTAGAAACAGACTAGGGAGGGGGAGTCAGACTTCTGTTGGACGAGAGGACTGAGATGTTGGGTGGATGGTAGGATATACAGGAGCAGATCTGGGCTCTTTTGGTGGCAGGTAATAGAAACTCAGAGGAAAGGTTCTTTAGCAGGTTCCGAATTTTCTCCTGGGGTCCAAGGGCAGGGCTCAGTGTGGCCTCAAGAAGGGCAGGGGTGCGGGGAGAAGCCCAGCAGCCTCCCACGGTCTTCTCTGAGCAtctgcctcttcttccttctgtctgCACCCTGCCTGCAGTGCTCTGTCTGCCTCCCCCAGTCTCCTCTTATCCTTCCCGTCTCTGCACACACCCTGAGCCAGGGACTCCCGAGCTGGCCTGGCCATGCTGCTTTTGCTCACCTTACTCCCTGTGTTTCTTTTATGCTTTTATCACAGTTTTATCTATCTGTTTGTTTCCTGGTTTATTTAGGAGGAGCTTTCCCCACTAGGCTGCCAGCTCCCCGGGAGCAGAGGCCACTGTTTGGTTCCCTCTGCTTTACTTGGGCCCCAGGGCAGTTCTGGCCAGAGCAAGCGCTTCATGCATTTTTGTTGTGTTATGAAATCTGCTCTCGGGTTCCCCGCAGCACCCAGCTCCACTATGAACACGTCAGATGTGCCAGTAAATACCTAGGGATTAATCTCATGCCTGAAGACTTTTGCACCCAAGAAAAAATAGGGTGGCTGATTATCTTTTTGGGTGAAGGTTGGCTGGACAGGGACTCAGGGAATGGCGGGGGGCAGGGGCAAATCAGAGAGGGACGTTGGGGTCAGTTAGAATAAGAACATCACGGCCAGTGGACGGTAGTAACCAGGTGCTGGCCTGTCTGgtcctgacccccccccccccggcctctTCTGGGCAGAGATGTCCTTAAAGTAAGGCCGACGGGAGCAGACAGTCTGACTGGTAGGCTTCTGCAATTTCAGCCTGGAAATAGGGTGGCCTAACAATGACAACAAATAAAGGATTTAGAGAATGCATAAGCTGAGGGTTTTTGCACTAAGAAATAGTTCGATCAATCATTTCATGCAGCAAACATGAAATGACTGAAAAACAACTTCCTTTCCCTGGGGGCGCCCCTCAGGGTCTGTCGCTCCTCAAAGTCATCCCCAGGGACCCTGATCCCTGTTCCTCCCCCCAGCGTTTGTTTCCTAAAATTCTTACAGGAATCTGATCCTTCCATAGGTGGAGGCCATGGTCATGTGCTGGGTGTGATTTTTCAGGACCGTTGCAGGGCCCTCCCAGCCTCTAATAGATCCGTACTGTTCTGTCAAAATGCTAGAAGCATCTACCATTTATCTTTGGGAGATGGAACTCTCTGGAAATCTTCATCTTTGTTTGCAGGCATGTCTGGCTAGCCTAATCAcgttaaatatttctttttctacccAGGAGCAGGATCCCAAAGGTCTGGAAGAAACAGAATACTTCATTTCATCACTAAATGGGTGGGGATTGTGGGGCCAGCCTGAGGTCAGCTGCCACACCGTCTaacctcccccacctttcccccctAGGTCAAGTTTGAGCAAGGCCCTGGGAATATTTCCAGGCCGGCTCTCTGCCTATGGAAGGGTGTACGTGCTGGAAGCCGGTCTGGCCACCTGTGGACCGGAAGTGAGATGTGTTTCCGTGGCTACTGCCTTTCTTTTTGTTCTAACCTTCCCCTAGATGTGGTGCATCTTCTCAAAACAGCCGTTGAATAAAAAATGAGGCGGGGACACAAAGATGAGATACTGGTACTTTATTGATGGGAACCAGGtggggctggtggaggtggagtgaAGTAAGTGTCCGCGGAGTGGCAGGGGCCTCAGAGGGTGGAGGTCTTCAGCTTCTAAATCCTAAGCACACTGTgggctttttattattttgtcctaaaacaaacaaacagaaaacccaatACAATAGTGAGTGAACGTCACAGCTAGACCAAGAAACTTTAATGTCAGCCAAGAGTTGCAGTAGGTTGGGTAGGAGCTAAGCTTGGATCATTTCTCAGAAGcatctttaaaaaaggtaagatgcagaaataaatctatgagaagactattaccaaaaaaaaaaaaaaaaaaaagaagaagaagaagaagaaaaaaggtaaGATGGCTGTGTCTGCTTCTCCCAGGGGACATGGACACTGCACCCACTCCCCAAAGTGGGCTGATGCTGCAGCTACGGGACCTGGGGAATCCACTGCTGGGCAGTGGGCGTGGAGGGTGCTGAGTACCATGAACTTTAACATGCTGTCCTTGGCCTTCTGGGGCAGGGTGTCCACCAGCATCTTCGTCTGGATCCCCCAGTCTTTCTCGTCTTTGTCAGGGTTGAAAGGTTCAAGTGCAGCCTCATAACTGGAAAGTGTGCCCACGAAGAGGTTTTTAATGACCTCTAGAAGGCCTGAACAGACCTCTGTAGAAGCTGGAGCAAAGAAAAGAGAGCACACATGTAACCAGGCCCTTTTCTAAGCTGGCCAGCTCCCTACTTGGGTTTGGCCCAGATGCACACAGCCGGGCTTGTCAGCAGGCGACAGTGGCCCCTTCACAGATGGCGTCGAATGTGCGATCAGGTGGCGCTCCAAGCAGCTGGCTCTTTGGCGCTGTGGGGAAGCCTTCTGGGTTGCGGCCAGCCTGTTGTGGCTTGCCTGAGCCTCCCTGTACTtcctgggttggggtggggcaggtgcTGTTTGCGCTGATAATAGAAGCTGCTGATCTGATTTTCTGTGCAGTGTTGGGGCTGGGAAGAGGTCCACTGAGGGTTTTGGCTCCGACGGGAATTCTGCCTCTTACTGATGGTTAGATGGTCTGAGCCACTCATCAGTGGGGCCCGTGGTGAAGTCAGGCTCTGGCAGGAAGAGGCACTTGTACCAGCCAAGCACAAGCCTTCATGCCTGGCCCGGAAGAGGCATCCACCGTGAGTGCTGGGCCCTGTGGGCTGGCCCGCAGACACACCTCTGTGTCTCTTCCTGGCCCCACTGTGATCTCTCCCTACAGAGCGCTCCCTGGGTCTTGCTCCCTTTTCTGGTCCCTTTCCCTTCGAATGACGGGACAGTCATC is a genomic window of Camelus bactrianus isolate YW-2024 breed Bactrian camel chromosome 10, ASM4877302v1, whole genome shotgun sequence containing:
- the SCGB1A1 gene encoding uteroglobin isoform X1, with amino-acid sequence MKLTVTLALVILTLFCSPASTEVCSGLLEVIKNLFVGTLSSYEAALEPFNPDKDEKDWGIQTKMLVDTLPQKAKDSMLKFMVLSTLHAHCPAVDSPGQNNKKPTVCLGFRS
- the SCGB1A1 gene encoding uteroglobin isoform X2 codes for the protein MKLTVTLALVILTLFCSPASTEVCSGLLEVIKNLFVGTLSSYEAALEPFNPDKDEKDWGIQTKMLVDTLPQKAKDSMLKFMDKIIKSPQCA